The Collimonas sp. PA-H2 genome contains a region encoding:
- a CDS encoding GLUG motif-containing protein, which translates to MNHIFRLVWSQISNSWVAVAENARGRGKGGNGKSRPRKLMAAALSLIIVTFAVPPAQAGPSGGQVVSGSGSIAQRGNTTTITQATQNLSLNWQNFNIAAQETVNFVQPSSSSIVVNRIFDANGTQIFGHLNANGQVYLINPNGILFGQGAQVNVGGLVASTLNLNDASGNTRSFSGNAVGNGGSIVNHGTLTANSGGYIALLGQHVSNQGIITAQLGTVALGAGNAVTLTFSGNNLLHLQVTQSDLNNLAENGGLIQSDGGRVMMTAGAANSLVASVVNNTGVIEARTVNQSEGNITLLGGMAAGTVNVGGTLDASAPNGGNGGAIETSAATVNVANGAKVTTSAPHGLVGSWLLDPSDFTVAASGGNITGQQLNSDLANNNVTIDTTGPSTTCVGATCVTTANPGSHGDINLNDTVNWSSASTLTLNAYNNINVNAPITWGVSGAPGNTGALVMNAGNSVNLAAQMNSTYSAPLTVTTAGSGLATSAAVAGGTLNVVLNPNAGGFAGSVNFYSDAGVTPAAGTGLLSINGNSYTVIADVTPGSGVGVAGDTTSTTLQGMQNNLGGYYAMGSNVDASATSGWNGGAGFSPIGQFTGVFDGLGHTVGGFTINTTNSNVGLFGGNSGTIRNVGMVGGSVTGNSNVGGLVGNNTNGTISNSYVTGNVNGTTSLGFNIGGLVGFSFLGTISGSYATGTVSAGSQLRVGGLVGFNKLSTIRDSYAIGNVKGGGSVASGGYNGSGGLVGYNTGTVDSSYATGAISGNALVGGLVGTNNGGTVSNSYATGKITGFTKAGGLAGGSYGGSISNSHATGNVSGAAGTGGGLVGVNSGTISGSYATGSVTNTSLSQPGGGLVGLNSGAISNSYATGSVSGRSTVGGLVGLNVGAISGSYATGDVSGGNFVGGLVGENSNVISNSYAAGNVTGTGGNVGGLVGDSNAAISGSHATGSVTGAGDYVGGLVGHSYIGTISDSYATGNVSGGNYVGGLLGASNTLGTVSNSYAAGSVNGSSYVGGLIGLYANTPLINSFYNAEAVSLNGKILGNGAPMTMGGLYGAQFTDWVTHGESLNIANYAANLPAGTGGYYNVSSVQGLQDMLGFSESVAGPSFRLSADINLASSPGFNVLYFAGTLDGAGHAITNLSISSSLNNVGMFGILASTASVSNLAVTAASVSGQSSVGALAGVNYGTISNSFVTGSASGSGNNVGGLVGANRGTINNNSHATASVNGSYNVGGLAGANYGAINNSRASGSVTASGNNAGGLVGSNVGTIGNNSGATGSISGVNNVGGLAGINRGAIVASYATGGVSGASNVGGLVGANQADGGNVIHGNGYALNGANASSSISNSYATGKVSATGDNAGGLVGGNASSGGGGDTFGYVGGNGSSSISNSYATGAVTGNNYVGGLVGANDSHGGSGGDGTCCIAGPGGNSNSTISNSYATGTVTGNGNVAGLVGKNSGINGNPGTANFSINGGSGGYGHSSINNSFYNTDANNTLTGVGGTADVPGAVWGMSMAAMENSANFTSTTGTNALADHGGNGSVNPGWDFLGAGNGSGATWIMYNGYTTPLLQAFLTPLTVTANNTATTYNGTAYSGSNGVSYSVVPNGSNLQGALTYGGASQGAINAGSYAITPGGLTSYSQQGYLITYASGSLTIKPAALTVTSTSAITKQYDGTTTASGGSYIVGGTLFTNSGNGNTTQDSVAGGAYAYVNPNVLGAGNSTVNVSGVTVNDGNGGNNYAVTYAANAASTITPAPLTVTGTSAITKQYDGTTTASGGSYIVGGTLFTNSGNGNTTQDSVAGGVYAYANPNVLGAGSSTINVSGVTVNDGNGGNNYAVTYAANAASTITPANLTLSGSRTYDGTTVVAGSVLTVTGVNNQTFSVTGAGDTSNLARANVQSNSALASITGLSLGASNNGGLISNYNALSVAGSSVSITPTPTPTPTPTPTPTPTPTPTPTPTPTPTPTPTPTPTPTPTPTPTPTPTPTPTPTPTPTPTPTPTPTSSESTQTVASAVDTVLLYTQSQTQVNVEKAAMNAGDVNSSLKIIDGGVRLPSDMVNMNE; encoded by the coding sequence ATGAATCATATCTTTCGCCTCGTCTGGAGCCAGATCAGCAACAGTTGGGTGGCGGTGGCGGAAAACGCCCGTGGCCGTGGTAAAGGCGGCAACGGTAAGAGTCGCCCCCGTAAACTGATGGCAGCTGCCTTGTCACTCATCATCGTCACATTCGCCGTTCCGCCAGCGCAAGCGGGGCCAAGTGGCGGACAAGTGGTATCGGGTAGCGGCAGCATTGCGCAACGCGGCAACACCACCACCATCACACAGGCGACGCAGAATCTTTCGCTGAATTGGCAAAACTTTAACATCGCCGCGCAAGAGACTGTGAATTTCGTACAACCGTCGTCAAGCAGCATTGTGGTCAACCGCATTTTCGACGCTAACGGCACACAAATCTTCGGTCACCTGAATGCCAATGGCCAGGTGTATCTGATCAATCCGAACGGCATCTTGTTCGGGCAGGGCGCACAAGTTAACGTCGGCGGGTTGGTAGCATCGACGCTTAATTTGAACGACGCCAGCGGCAATACCCGATCCTTCAGCGGCAATGCGGTGGGGAACGGTGGCAGCATCGTCAACCATGGCACGCTCACGGCAAACAGCGGAGGCTATATCGCCTTGCTCGGCCAACACGTCAGCAACCAAGGCATCATCACCGCGCAACTCGGCACGGTCGCGCTAGGAGCAGGCAATGCGGTCACGCTGACTTTTAGCGGCAACAATCTGCTGCATCTCCAGGTAACCCAAAGCGACTTGAACAACCTCGCCGAAAACGGCGGCTTGATTCAGTCCGACGGCGGCAGGGTGATGATGACCGCGGGCGCGGCTAACTCGCTGGTGGCTAGCGTGGTCAACAACACGGGCGTTATCGAAGCGCGCACAGTCAACCAGAGCGAAGGCAACATCACCCTGCTGGGTGGCATGGCGGCGGGGACGGTCAACGTCGGCGGCACGCTGGACGCCAGCGCGCCCAACGGCGGCAATGGCGGCGCGATCGAAACGTCGGCGGCGACCGTCAACGTGGCCAATGGCGCAAAAGTCACGACATCCGCGCCGCATGGTCTGGTTGGCTCCTGGCTGCTAGATCCGAGCGACTTCACCGTTGCCGCCAGCGGCGGTAATATTACTGGTCAACAGTTGAACAGCGACCTGGCCAACAACAACGTGACCATTGACACTACCGGTCCGTCCACGACCTGCGTTGGCGCTACCTGCGTGACGACTGCCAATCCCGGCAGCCATGGTGACATCAACCTCAACGACACCGTCAACTGGAGCAGCGCCAGCACACTGACGCTCAACGCCTACAACAATATCAACGTCAACGCCCCGATTACCTGGGGCGTCAGCGGCGCACCGGGCAACACTGGCGCGCTGGTTATGAACGCGGGCAATAGCGTCAACCTCGCTGCGCAAATGAATTCGACTTACAGTGCGCCGCTGACAGTCACGACTGCCGGCAGCGGCCTCGCAACCTCAGCCGCTGTGGCTGGCGGCACGCTCAACGTCGTGCTTAACCCCAACGCGGGCGGCTTTGCCGGTTCGGTGAATTTCTATTCAGATGCTGGAGTGACGCCTGCCGCCGGCACGGGTCTGCTCAGCATCAATGGCAATAGCTATACCGTCATTGCCGATGTCACGCCCGGTTCCGGTGTCGGCGTGGCCGGGGACACCACCAGTACCACCCTGCAAGGCATGCAAAACAACTTGGGCGGGTATTACGCAATGGGCAGCAACGTCGATGCCAGCGCCACAAGTGGCTGGAATGGCGGCGCGGGATTCAGCCCGATCGGCCAATTCACCGGCGTCTTCGATGGCCTGGGGCATACGGTTGGCGGCTTCACGATCAATACGACGAACAGCAACGTGGGCTTATTTGGCGGCAACTCCGGCACGATCCGCAATGTCGGCATGGTCGGCGGCAGCGTGACGGGCAATAGCAACGTCGGCGGACTGGTAGGGAATAATACCAATGGCACGATCAGCAACAGCTATGTCACCGGCAACGTAAACGGCACCACCTCCCTTGGCTTTAACATTGGCGGACTGGTGGGATTCAGCTTCCTCGGCACAATCAGCGGCAGCTATGCCACCGGTACCGTCAGTGCCGGATCGCAATTGAGGGTTGGCGGGTTGGTAGGTTTTAACAAACTATCCACAATCAGAGACAGTTATGCCATAGGCAATGTCAAGGGCGGCGGCAGCGTCGCAAGCGGCGGTTACAACGGTAGCGGCGGGCTGGTGGGATACAACACCGGCACTGTCGACAGCAGTTATGCCACCGGCGCTATCAGCGGTAACGCCCTTGTTGGCGGGCTGGTGGGAACCAACAATGGCGGCACAGTCAGCAACAGCTACGCCACCGGCAAAATCACCGGCTTTACAAAAGCCGGCGGGTTGGCGGGCGGCAGCTATGGCGGCTCGATCAGCAACAGCCACGCCACCGGCAACGTCTCCGGCGCGGCCGGGACTGGCGGCGGGCTGGTCGGGGTAAATTCAGGCACGATCAGCGGCAGCTACGCCACTGGCAGCGTGACCAACACCAGTCTCTCCCAACCCGGCGGCGGGTTGGTAGGGTTAAACTCAGGCGCGATCAGCAATAGCTACGCCACTGGCAGTGTCAGTGGACGCTCCACTGTCGGCGGATTGGTAGGGTTGAACGTAGGCGCGATCAGCGGTAGCTATGCCACCGGCGACGTCAGCGGCGGCAACTTCGTTGGCGGGCTGGTGGGGGAAAACAGCAACGTGATCAGCAACAGCTATGCCGCCGGCAACGTGACCGGCACCGGCGGCAACGTCGGCGGGCTGGTTGGGGACAGCAACGCCGCGATCAGCGGCAGCCACGCTACCGGCAGCGTGACCGGCGCCGGCGACTATGTCGGCGGGCTGGTGGGGCACAGCTACATTGGCACGATCAGCGACAGCTACGCTACCGGCAACGTCTCCGGCGGCAACTATGTCGGCGGCCTGCTGGGGGCCAGCAACACCCTTGGCACGGTCAGCAACAGCTACGCAGCCGGCAGCGTCAACGGCAGCAGCTATGTTGGTGGGCTGATCGGTTTGTACGCAAACACACCGCTCATCAACAGTTTTTACAATGCCGAGGCAGTCAGCCTCAACGGCAAAATTTTAGGCAACGGCGCGCCGATGACGATGGGCGGCCTGTACGGCGCGCAATTCACCGATTGGGTCACGCACGGCGAATCCCTCAATATCGCGAATTATGCGGCGAACTTGCCGGCAGGCACAGGCGGTTATTACAACGTCAGCAGCGTGCAGGGCCTGCAAGACATGTTGGGCTTTTCAGAAAGCGTCGCCGGCCCCAGCTTCAGATTGAGCGCCGACATCAACCTGGCATCGTCGCCGGGATTCAATGTGTTGTATTTCGCCGGCACGCTCGATGGCGCCGGCCATGCTATCACCAATCTTTCCATTTCATCCAGCCTGAATAACGTCGGCATGTTTGGCATCCTTGCTTCGACCGCCTCGGTCTCCAACCTGGCTGTAACCGCTGCGAGCGTGAGCGGCCAGAGTTCCGTCGGCGCGCTGGCGGGCGTAAACTACGGCACGATCAGCAACAGCTTTGTCACAGGCAGCGCAAGCGGCAGCGGCAACAATGTCGGCGGTCTGGTCGGAGCGAATCGCGGCACGATCAACAACAACAGCCATGCTACCGCCAGCGTCAACGGCAGCTACAACGTTGGCGGGCTGGCGGGGGCGAACTACGGCGCGATCAACAACAGCCGCGCCAGCGGCAGCGTAACCGCAAGCGGCAACAATGCCGGCGGCTTGGTCGGTAGCAATGTCGGCACAATCGGCAACAACAGTGGCGCCACCGGCAGCATTAGCGGCGTCAACAACGTCGGCGGGCTGGCCGGAATAAATCGCGGCGCGATAGTCGCCAGCTACGCCACCGGCGGCGTCAGCGGCGCCAGCAACGTCGGTGGACTGGTGGGGGCCAACCAAGCCGACGGCGGCAACGTCATTCACGGTAATGGTTACGCCCTTAACGGCGCCAATGCCTCCAGCTCAATTAGCAACAGCTATGCTACCGGCAAAGTCAGCGCAACCGGTGACAATGCCGGTGGGCTAGTGGGGGGCAACGCAAGCAGCGGCGGCGGCGGCGACACTTTCGGCTACGTTGGCGGCAACGGCAGCAGTTCAATCAGCAACAGCTACGCCACCGGCGCCGTGACGGGCAACAACTACGTCGGTGGACTGGTGGGGGCCAACGACAGCCACGGTGGCAGCGGCGGCGACGGTACCTGCTGCATCGCCGGCCCTGGCGGCAACAGCAACAGTACAATCAGCAACAGCTACGCCACCGGCACGGTGACGGGAAACGGTAACGTCGCTGGATTGGTGGGGAAAAATAGTGGCATCAATGGCAATCCCGGCACCGCCAACTTCAGCATCAACGGCGGCTCCGGCGGCTACGGCCACAGTTCAATAAACAATAGCTTCTACAATACCGACGCCAATAATACGCTGACCGGCGTTGGCGGCACGGCCGATGTGCCAGGCGCCGTATGGGGCATGAGCATGGCGGCGATGGAGAATTCAGCCAATTTCACCAGCACCACCGGCACGAATGCCCTTGCCGACCATGGCGGTAACGGCAGCGTCAATCCTGGCTGGGATTTCCTCGGCGCCGGCAATGGTTCCGGCGCCACCTGGATCATGTATAACGGCTACACCACTCCGCTGTTGCAGGCGTTTCTGACACCATTGACTGTGACGGCAAACAATACAGCCACGACGTATAACGGCACGGCGTATTCCGGCAGCAACGGCGTGTCGTATTCCGTCGTGCCCAATGGCTCCAACCTGCAGGGCGCGTTGACATATGGCGGTGCCTCCCAAGGCGCAATCAACGCCGGCAGCTATGCGATTACACCGGGCGGATTGACTTCCTACAGTCAGCAAGGCTACCTCATCACCTACGCCAGCGGCAGTTTGACCATCAAGCCGGCAGCGCTGACAGTGACCAGCACCAGCGCCATCACCAAGCAATACGACGGCACGACCACGGCCAGCGGCGGCTCCTACATCGTTGGCGGAACCTTATTCACAAATTCCGGCAATGGCAATACGACTCAGGACTCGGTCGCCGGTGGCGCCTATGCCTACGTCAATCCAAACGTGCTAGGGGCGGGCAACAGCACGGTCAACGTTTCCGGCGTGACGGTCAACGATGGCAACGGCGGTAACAATTATGCGGTGACCTATGCCGCCAACGCGGCCAGCACCATCACGCCAGCACCGCTGACAGTGACCGGCACCAGTGCCATTACAAAGCAATACGACGGCACGACTACGGCCAGCGGCGGTTCCTACATCGTTGGTGGAACCTTATTCACAAATTCCGGCAATGGCAACACGACTCAGGATTCGGTCGCCGGTGGCGTGTATGCCTACGCCAATCCGAACGTGCTGGGGGCGGGCAGCAGTACGATCAACGTTTCCGGCGTGACGGTCAACGATGGCAACGGCGGCAACAATTATGCGGTGACCTATGCCGCCAACGCGGCCAGCACCATCACGCCGGCCAATCTCACGCTAAGCGGCTCCCGCACTTACGACGGTACCACAGTGGTGGCAGGCAGCGTGCTGACCGTAACCGGGGTCAATAATCAGACCTTCTCAGTCACCGGAGCCGGCGATACTAGCAACCTTGCTCGCGCCAACGTGCAAAGCAACAGCGCGCTTGCAAGTATTACTGGCTTGAGCCTGGGTGCCAGCAACAACGGCGGCCTCATCAGCAACTACAATGCGCTGAGTGTTGCCGGCAGTTCGGTGAGCATCACGCCGACGCCGACGCCAACACCAACGCCAACGCCAACACCAACACCAACACCAACGCCAACACCAACACCAACACCAACACCAACACCAACACCAACACCAACACCAACACCAACACCAACACCAACACCAACACCAACACCAACACCAACACCAACACCAACACCAACACCAACACCAACACCAACACCAACACCAACATCTTCAGAGTCAACCCAAACTGTCGCGTCTGCGGTAGACACGGTATTGCTGTATACGCAGAGTCAAACGCAAGTTAACGTGGAGAAAGCGGCAATGAATGCTGGTGACGTGAACTCGTCGTTAAAAATAATTGATGGCGGCGTGAGGCTGCCGAGCGATATGGTCAATATGAATGAATAA
- a CDS encoding response regulator transcription factor, giving the protein MQQTPNSSPIGVVLVEDDVNFQNALIEAIGGAPDITLLSVVGTRAQGLLVLDQIQADVLLVDLGLPDGSGIDVIRAAHAKQPACNIMVSTTFGDEMHVMQSLEAGASGYLLKDSAPKNMLDEIRSLHGGGSPISPLIARQILMRFRHDDQAIAKPEPTSGKQRIALSAREQEVLEYITKGFTSDEIALLISISRHTVLTYVRRIYTKLEVKSKTEAIYEARNQGLLAQ; this is encoded by the coding sequence ATGCAACAAACACCAAACAGTTCTCCCATTGGCGTTGTGTTGGTGGAAGACGATGTCAATTTTCAGAATGCTTTGATAGAGGCCATCGGAGGCGCGCCCGACATCACGCTGTTGAGCGTGGTAGGCACGCGGGCGCAGGGGTTACTGGTGTTGGATCAAATACAGGCCGATGTGCTGCTGGTCGACCTCGGTTTGCCGGATGGCTCCGGCATCGACGTGATCCGGGCGGCGCATGCGAAACAGCCCGCATGCAACATCATGGTCAGCACGACGTTCGGCGATGAAATGCATGTGATGCAGTCGCTCGAAGCGGGCGCGTCAGGTTATCTGCTGAAAGACAGCGCGCCCAAAAATATGCTCGATGAAATCCGTAGCCTGCACGGCGGCGGCAGCCCGATCAGCCCGCTGATAGCGCGGCAGATTCTGATGCGCTTCCGGCACGACGACCAAGCCATTGCAAAGCCTGAGCCCACATCCGGCAAACAGCGCATAGCATTGTCGGCGCGTGAGCAAGAGGTGCTGGAATACATCACCAAAGGCTTTACTTCTGACGAGATCGCCTTATTGATCTCCATCTCGCGCCACACCGTACTGACCTATGTGAGGCGTATTTACACAAAACTCGAAGTGAAATCAAAAACCGAGGCCATTTATGAAGCACGCAATCAAGGTCTGCTGGCGCAATAA